The window TACTTGTTCTTTATTTTCTACTCTAATTGCCAAGAATCTAAGTGGCAAGATTCTAGAATTTCTAATATCAGCATTTGCGCTAATCGAGCTAAAGAGCATTCCGCCTATACTGCCAATTAGACCAAGATTTTTATTTAAGATTGATTGTAAATAAGCTTTGTATGTTGATGAAATTAATGATGTTATGATAATATATGGTATTTCTATACTAAATTCATTTGAAACCATAGATTCTATATTTAATAATTCAAAGCTATTGATAGAATCTTTAGAATCTAAGCTTATATAATATTTATAATGAAAGATTTTCCCAGAATCTAACTTAGGTAAAGCAATATTAAAATATATAATATCATCTGGCAAAAATAATGGCACATTAAGACGCATTTCATATTTTTTTGGACTTTGTCCATCCTCTATAAATATCCAAGTATATTTTTTTGTATCTATATTTTCCTTTCTGTTATTTAATAACAAAATATCATCTAAGATTCTGCTTTCTCCACTGACTGCATAAGATTCTTTTAATAAATCATTTGCTTTATTAAAATCATTTTGCAATAAAAAAAAGATTCCTGATACATAGCTTACCATTGGATTTATATATCCATCATATGCTTTAAATCTATCTAGATTCTTGTATTGTGCGTTGTATATAGAATCCATAGATTGAAGCGTCTTTATATCGTTAATATTTTCCATATTGCTATTGTTTATTGTATCTTGAATCTGATTTATTCTACTAGCAAAAAACTCTTTTGACCTTCTTTGTCTATCATTTGCACGATTAAACTCAACTCTAGATGATGCATAATCTTTAAGCATCATAAAATTCAATGCTTTATAATAATTAATAAATGTAGCTTCATATAAATTACCATAATATTTAAACATACCATTGCTAACTAATACCGATATAATAGTTTTAAATGCGTTTTGAAATACATTTTCTTGTGAATTAATCTCAAAATAAACTTCTGCCATATTAAAGCTATCAATACTATTTTGAAAATCACCCATTTGAAATCCAAGGATTCCACTCTGCAGCGCCCAAAGAAAATCATCTTTAACATATTTTTGTGAATAATTATAAGAATCTGCTAGATTGTTATTTTGATAATATAATGTATCTAGTTTTTCTATATCGCCCATAGAGGCACATGCATTGAAAAAAATACAAATAAAAACAATAAAAATACAATCTAAATATTTAAAACCCATAGTAAATAAATTACCTTAATAAAATATCAATCTTTAAATTATTTTTGATAGAATATAAAACAAATTATAAACTAAAAATTATTGAATTGGATATTAAAACAATCTATACAAAACTTTAAAATTTAGGAAAAAATAATGAAAGTTTTATTGCTAAAAGAAGTAAAATCATTAGGAAAAGCTGGCGATATATGCGAAGTAAAAGATGGATATGGTAAAAATTTTTTAATAGCAAAAGGAATGGCTCAAGTCGCAACAAATGAAACTATCAATAGATACAAAAAAGAAGAAAAAATAAAAAAAGAAAAAGAAGCTGCATTGATAGAAGAATTAAAACAATTAGCAGATAAATTAAAAAGTCTAACACTTGTATTAACTAGAAAAACTGGTGCTAATGGCTCTTTGTATGGAGCAATCACAAAAGAAGAAATAGCACAAGCTTTTAAAGAATCCCATAATATAGATATCGATAAAAAAGCACTTGATTTAAAAACTCCAATAAAAAGCACTGGAATATATGAGATTGATTTAAAGCTAGGATTTGGTTTGCATGCAATATGTAAAGTCGATATTCAAGCACAATAATTTTTAAAAGGTAGGATAAATTATGTTTGAAGCTACGACTATACTTGCATACAAAGGAAAAAATAAAGCCGTAATTGGTGGAGATGGGCAAGTTACATTTGGAAATTGCATATTAAAAGGTAATGCTACAAAAATTAGATCATTATATGATGGAAAAATACTAAGTGGATTTGCAGGAAGCACCGCTGATGCTTTTAGTCTATTTGATATGTTTGAGAAGATTCTAGAAAATAAAAGGGGCGATCTTGAACGTTCTGTGATAGACTTTAGCAAAGAATGGAGAAAAGATAAATATTTAAGAAAACTAGAAGCAATGATGATTGTCTTAAATAAAACAAATATATATATCTTAAGTGGCTCTGGTGATGTAGTAGAGCCAGAAGATGGGAAAATCGCTGCAATTGGAAGTGGTGGAAATTATGCTTTATCTGCGGCAAGAGCGCTTGATAGGAATATTGAAAATATCGATGAGAGAATCTTAGTAGAACAATCTTTAAAAATTGCAGGGGAGCTTTGCATTTATACAAATACAAATATCAAATTATTGGAGATAAACTAAAATATGACTGATAATAAAACACCAAAAGAAATAGTTGAATATCTTGATGAATACATCATAGGTCAAGATAAAGCAAAAAAGGCTATTGCGATTGCATTAAGAAATAGATATAGAAGGATGCAACTACCAAAAGATATACAAGAAGAAATAGTGCCAAAAAATATACTAATGATAGGAAATACCGGAGTTGGTAAAACAGAAATAAGCAGAAGAATGGCAAAAATACTAGGACTTCCTTTTATCAAAGTTGAAGCCTCAAAATATACAGAAGTTGGATTTGTTGGAAGAGATGTAGAATCTATGGTAAGAGATTTAGTAAATGCATCAATGAACTTGGTAAAAAATGAATATAGAGATAAAAATACAGATAAAATAGATTCATATATTATTGATAAGATTGTAAAAAGCATCATTCCACCACTTCCAAATACTGCAAATGAAACAAAAAAAGAAGAATACAAAATATCATTTGATAAAATGACAAAAAAAGTAAAAGATGGTTCTGTTGATCACTTAGAAGTTGAGATAGAAATCATAGAAGCACCGCTAAATCCACTGCCTCTACCAAATATTGGAATTATTGAATTACTTCCAAAACAACAAAAAACAAAAAAAATAAAAACAAGCGTAAAAGAAGCCAAAGAATTGCTAAAAAATGAAGCAATAGAAAATATAACAAATATTGATGAAATAAAAACAGAAGCACTAAAAAGGGCTGAAGAAAGTGGAATAATTTTTATCGATGAGATCGATAAAACTGCAACAGATCAAAATCAAAGCAAACAGAATCCAAACAAAGAAGGTGTGCAAAGAGATTTGCTTCCTATTGTAGAAGGAAGTATTGTTGAGACGAAATATGGCTCTATTAAAACTGATTATATTTTATTTATTGCAGCAGGAGCATTTGCATTTAGCAAACCTAGTGATTTGATACCTGAATTGCAAGGTAGATTCCCAATTAGAGTTGAATTAGATAGCTTAAGTGAAGAAGATTTATACAAGATTCTAATACAAACAAAAAATTCTATCATCAAGCAATATAAATTATTGCTTGAGACTGAAGGAATAAAGCTTGAATTTAGTGATGATGCACTAAGGGCAATTGCAAAATTTGCATTTCTTGCAAATGAAAAAACAGAAGATATTGGAGCAAGGAGACTTCATACAATAGTTGAAAAAGTATTAGAAGATATTAGCTTTGATGCTCCAAATATAGATGATAAAAATATAAATATCACACAAAAAGAAATTGAAGAAAAATTAAATTCAATCATACAAAATGCTGATACAACAAGATATATTTTATAATAAGGTTATCTTATAGTGACTAAAGCTGGTTTTGTATCTATTATTGGAAGACCTAATTCTGGTAAAAGTACATTATTAAATACATTAATCAACGAGCAAATAGCGCTTGTCTCTCATAAGATTAATGCAACAAGAAAGCGAATGAATATAATAGTAATGCGCAATGATGCACAGATTATATTTGTTGATACACCTGGCTTACATAATAAAGAAAAAATACTCAATCAATTCATGCTACAAGAATCTCTAAAAGCAATAGATGATTGTGATTTGATTATATTTCTAGCACCAATAACAGATAATCTTGATTATTACAAAAATTTTTTAGAATTAAGCAAAGGTAAAAAACATCTACTAATTTTAAGTAAAATAGACTCTCTAAATAAAGAAAAGATTCTTGAAAAAATCACACAATATCAAGAATATAAAGATAAATATCTAGCATTAATACCAATTTCTAGCAAAAAAAATATAAATCTAGAATCCCTACTTGATGAAATCACACAATACTTACCAAAATCCCCTTATCTATACGATACAGAGATTATAAGCACACAGAATCTAAAAGAAATCTATAAAGAAAAGATAAGAGAAGCATTATTTGATAATCTTAATAAAGAGATTCCATATCAAAGCGATGTAATAATAAAAAAAATCTATGAAGATGAGATATGTGATAGAATCTATGCTGATATCATAGTAGAAAAAGATAGTCAAAAAATTATTGTTATTGGAAATAAAGGAATAGGAATAAAAAATATAGGAATAAATGCTAGAAAAAAAATAGAGCAATTTAGTGGTAAAAAATTGTTTTTAAAACTTGAAGTCGTAGTAAAAAAAGGCTGGAGTAAAAATAAAAAAAGTTTAAAAGAATTAGGATATAATTTTTAAAATTATAAAATATATAACAAATCTTACTAAAAATAAAAGGAAAACTTTGTTTAAACTTCTAATTACTATTTTATTAGTTACTGCAAGTCATGCTTTGGTTATAAATAATCCTGATAGAGAAATGTATGATATTATCAGCAAATATCGTAATGAAGGGCTAAATAATATAAAAGCTACTTTGGAGAGTTATCTTATTGATAAAAAATACTGGGATATTGTCGTAGAATCAAAAGATACAAAATATGGATATTATGAAAGCATAAAATATGTTTTTATGGCTTCAAAAGAAGATAATAATCTATTATTATTTGAGATTCAAAACAATAAACTATCACAAATTGGAAATAGCAATGCAATTTTTGGAGCAAATAAAGGGGATAAATTAAAAGAAGGTGATTTAGCCACTCCTATTGGTGTATATGATTTGACAAAAAAATTACAAAATCTAGATCAATATTATGGGCCTTTAGCATTTGTTACTTCATATCCAAACTTATATGATAAGTTAAATAAAAAGACTGGATATGGTATATGGATACATGGACTTCCACTAAATGGCGATAGAAGCGAACAAAATACAAAAGGCTGCATTGCAATAGAAAATAATATATTGCTTCAATATGAAAAGGTTATAGATTATAAAGATTCTGTGCTTATAACGAGTAATAAACCTATTAAAGAAGTATCAAAAGATACCTTTGCAAATATTCTTCAATCTCTTTTTGTATGGAGAGATGCATGGATAAATAATGATTTAAATTTATATCTTTCATTTTATGATGAAAGTTTTGTAAGATTTGATGGTATGAAAATAAATGAATTTAAAGCTTTTAAAAAACGTATATTTGATAAAGATGAAAAGAAAAATATAACATTTACAAATATCAATATTATTCCATATCCAAATAATGATGGCAAAGAGATATTTAGAATAACATTCTTAGAAGACTATAGAGCTGATAGTGGATATACATTTAGAGGAATAAAAGAGCTGTATATAATCATAAAAGATAAAAAAATAAGTATCATTGTAGAAAAATAGATTCTACAATGTATAAGCAATCTTTTATAAATTTTAAATATTTTATTTTAATTTCTTAAATATAAACATTCTATTTTACCTCCCCCACCCACTATTTATCAAGCTTGATGAACAGTATAACTTACAATTTTAATAATTTAAGCTATAAAAAACTTATGAACTTAAAGTTTATTATTTAATTAACAAGATAGTCATATCTTTAGAATATAAATATTATAAAGACAAATCTTGACTATGGAGTATAGATAATTTATAGATGACTTTGAAATAAATATTTGCATTAAAAAGATATATAATATTTCAAGATTAATAGATATTTTATATATGATAAATAATAGAATCTAAATAGTATTTTACTACTTAGATTCTATAAAGTTTTTTTATTTACTATCATTGACACTAATTTTGTCTTTAATTTTATTAAATAGCTTATCTCCAATTCCATTTACTTTTTTCAAATCCTCAACAGAATTAAATTTATTATTTGCTCTATATTTGATAATTTCATCAGCCTTCTTAGATCCTATACCATCTAATGTCATCAATTCTTTTTTATCAGCAGTGTTGATATTAACCCCAGCAAATAAAAATGATATACAAAATATTAAGGATAAAATAATTCTATACATACAACAACTCCTAAAAAATAAAATAGAAGCCCATTATAACAATTTAATTATATAAATGAAATAAATATTTGAAGTTTTATATAAGAAATATTCTCTACCCCTGCATCAACCTACATTCCCACACCTGAAAGGTGCAGTATTATCAGCGAATAGAGGCTTAACTGCCAGGTTCGGGATGGTATCTGGGTGTAGCCCTCTCTCTATAGACACAAGGAAAAGAGAAAATAAAAAATATCATAATAAATATTCTTTACTTTCTCTTTTTTTAAAGTTAATAGCCAAAATATAGACTGAATAAGGCAGTGCCAAAATCAAAATACAAAAATAAGCCAAACGGTCTATTAGTAGTAGTCAGCTAAACATATTACTATGCTTACACATCTACCCTATCAAGCAGCTAGTCTTGCTGCGACCTTCAGGGAAAATTAATCTTGGAGTTGGCTTCCCGCTTAGATGCTTTCAGCGGTTATCACATCCATGCGTAGCTACCCAGCGATGCTCTTGGCAGAACAACTGGTACACTAGTGGCATGTCCATCCCGGTCCTCTCGTACTAAGGACAGCTCTCCTCAACTTTCCTACGCCCACGGCAGATAGGGACCGAACTGTCTCGCGACGTTCTGAACCCAGCTCGCGTACCGCTTTAAATGGCGAACAGCCATACCCTTGGGACCTGCTCCAGCCCCAGGATGCGATGAGCCGACATCGAGGTGCCAAACCTCCCCGTCGATGTGAGCTCTTGGGGGAGATCAGCCTGTTATCCCCGGGGTACCTTTTATCCTTTGAGCGATGGCCCTTCCACACAGAACCACCGGATCACTATGACCGACTTTCGTCTCTGCTTGACTTGTATGTCTTACAGTTAAGCTGGCTTATACCATTACACTCAACTTGCGATTTCCAACCGCAATGAGCCAACCTTTGTAAGCCTCCGTTACTTTTTAGGAGGCGACCGCCCCAGTCAAACTACCCACCAGGCATTGTCCTGCTTGAGGATAACTCAAGCCAGTTAGCAAACAGAAATATTAAGGGTGGTATCTCAAGGATGACTCCATCTTCACCAGAGTAAAGATATCAAAGTCTCCCACCTATCCTGCGCATAATATTCCCATCTGCAGTACCAAGCTATAGTAAAGGTCCACGGGGTCTTTCCGTCTTGCCGCGGGTAGGAGGAATTTTCACCTCCACTACAATTTCACTGAATCTCTCTTTGAGACAGCTCCCATCTCGTTACGCCATTCATGCAGGTCGGTATTTAACCGACAAGGAATTTCGCTACCTTAGGACCGTTATAGTTACGGCCGCCGTTTACTCGGGCTTCAATTCAAAGCTTCACATTGCTGCTAACTAATCCTCTTAACCTTCGAGCACCGGGCAGGCGTCACACCTTATACTTCCTCTTACGAGTTTGCAAAGTGCTGTGTTTTTGGTAAACAGTCGGGAGGGACTCTTTGCTGAGACCTAAATATTAGGCACACCTTATTGCGAACTTACGGTGCTAGTTTGCAGAGTTCCTTAAAGAGAGTTCTTTCACGCGCCTTAGAATACTCATCTCATCCACCTGTGTCGGTTTACGGTACGGGCAACCACTGTTAAACTTAGAGGCTTTTCTTGGCACGACGGCATCAGCGATACTCCTCTTGGTCCGAAGACCGCAAGAAGCTCATAGAGTTTCAAATACAAGGGTGGATTTACCTGTCCCTCAATCTACGCTCTTAAATTAGCACTTCCATCCGCTAACATCGCTTAGCCCTATGCGTCCCCCCATCGCACACAATGGTTGGTATAGGAATATTAACCTATTTTCCATCGACTACCCCTTTCGGACTTATCTTAGGACCCGACTAACCCTACGATGACGAGCATCGCGTAGGAAACCTCGGATTTACGGCGAATATGATTCTCACATATTTTATCGCTACTCATTCCTGCATGCTCACTTCGCATCGCTCCAG of the Helicobacter sp. MIT 99-5507 genome contains:
- the rplI gene encoding 50S ribosomal protein L9, whose protein sequence is MKVLLLKEVKSLGKAGDICEVKDGYGKNFLIAKGMAQVATNETINRYKKEEKIKKEKEAALIEELKQLADKLKSLTLVLTRKTGANGSLYGAITKEEIAQAFKESHNIDIDKKALDLKTPIKSTGIYEIDLKLGFGLHAICKVDIQAQ
- the hslV gene encoding ATP-dependent protease subunit HslV, whose amino-acid sequence is MFEATTILAYKGKNKAVIGGDGQVTFGNCILKGNATKIRSLYDGKILSGFAGSTADAFSLFDMFEKILENKRGDLERSVIDFSKEWRKDKYLRKLEAMMIVLNKTNIYILSGSGDVVEPEDGKIAAIGSGGNYALSAARALDRNIENIDERILVEQSLKIAGELCIYTNTNIKLLEIN
- the hslU gene encoding HslU--HslV peptidase ATPase subunit, which translates into the protein MTDNKTPKEIVEYLDEYIIGQDKAKKAIAIALRNRYRRMQLPKDIQEEIVPKNILMIGNTGVGKTEISRRMAKILGLPFIKVEASKYTEVGFVGRDVESMVRDLVNASMNLVKNEYRDKNTDKIDSYIIDKIVKSIIPPLPNTANETKKEEYKISFDKMTKKVKDGSVDHLEVEIEIIEAPLNPLPLPNIGIIELLPKQQKTKKIKTSVKEAKELLKNEAIENITNIDEIKTEALKRAEESGIIFIDEIDKTATDQNQSKQNPNKEGVQRDLLPIVEGSIVETKYGSIKTDYILFIAAGAFAFSKPSDLIPELQGRFPIRVELDSLSEEDLYKILIQTKNSIIKQYKLLLETEGIKLEFSDDALRAIAKFAFLANEKTEDIGARRLHTIVEKVLEDISFDAPNIDDKNINITQKEIEEKLNSIIQNADTTRYIL
- the era gene encoding GTPase Era, with the translated sequence MTKAGFVSIIGRPNSGKSTLLNTLINEQIALVSHKINATRKRMNIIVMRNDAQIIFVDTPGLHNKEKILNQFMLQESLKAIDDCDLIIFLAPITDNLDYYKNFLELSKGKKHLLILSKIDSLNKEKILEKITQYQEYKDKYLALIPISSKKNINLESLLDEITQYLPKSPYLYDTEIISTQNLKEIYKEKIREALFDNLNKEIPYQSDVIIKKIYEDEICDRIYADIIVEKDSQKIIVIGNKGIGIKNIGINARKKIEQFSGKKLFLKLEVVVKKGWSKNKKSLKELGYNF
- a CDS encoding L,D-transpeptidase family protein — translated: MYDIISKYRNEGLNNIKATLESYLIDKKYWDIVVESKDTKYGYYESIKYVFMASKEDNNLLLFEIQNNKLSQIGNSNAIFGANKGDKLKEGDLATPIGVYDLTKKLQNLDQYYGPLAFVTSYPNLYDKLNKKTGYGIWIHGLPLNGDRSEQNTKGCIAIENNILLQYEKVIDYKDSVLITSNKPIKEVSKDTFANILQSLFVWRDAWINNDLNLYLSFYDESFVRFDGMKINEFKAFKKRIFDKDEKKNITFTNINIIPYPNNDGKEIFRITFLEDYRADSGYTFRGIKELYIIIKDKKISIIVEK
- a CDS encoding helix-hairpin-helix domain-containing protein, translating into MYRIILSLIFCISFLFAGVNINTADKKELMTLDGIGSKKADEIIKYRANNKFNSVEDLKKVNGIGDKLFNKIKDKISVNDSK